The window ATTCCTTTTAATTCTGTGGTTTAACACTTGGTCAACACTAAAATGTTCAAACGGTAAAATATTACTGCCATTGCCAACAGACATATTCCAGATTTACCGTGAATCTTTCTAATTTCCAATCCCAGCCGACCCTGAAACACCTGCTTGGCTTTGTTGAGATTTTTCAGTCTGTCCTTGTTGGCTTTGTTTTGGGACACAATCACTTAAAAGAAAGGGAAAAACAAGGGGACATGTTTGTTTTGGATACTAATCTATTTTATAACAATGAATAGATGTGTGCGAAGGACAAAATCTATTTTCCATTTACTGAAAATAGCCTACATTCTTTTTTCTTGGCTTGTTCCACTCGGATCATCTCAATCTTTTCAATGATCTTGCTTTTCTGTTCGTTCTTCCCTTCCACTTCAGACAGTCTCTTCGCAATGGCATTTCTCTTCTCCACCAATGAGGCATTTTTTTTTTCCAAGTCTGGGGGTAGGGGGGACATTGTCTTCAATAATAAAGTATGAGTAGGCTAGTGCCAAGATAAAGGTCAAACTGATTGTTAGTGACACTTCACATGATGTCATGTCCGGCACAATCTTACCTGTTTTGTATGAGTCTATCGTTTCAAATATTATTTCATCATCCTTGCATTTCTTTGAACACGTATCTGCAGAAAGAGAAGGGAGATTATTATAGCTGTGAATAGACACATTTTAAGCATCCTTGACTCAGTAATCATGACAACAGTGTCCAACTCATACCGAGAACAGATCTGACGGTCTTTCGGTGGGTTTGAACCCAATCCATGCCGGTCTCCGTCATCTCGGCCGTTCCCTGAAAAAGCATTTTGTTGCGAATGTCTTCCATTGTGCTACTAAACCAATTCCCAATGTTTGCATCTGTAATGCAGTTCATGATGATCTAGGTGACGGAAATACAAAACACTGATTAGGTCAGTCGACATTTTGGCAAAATACAGGATGGTTTGTTAAAAGGGCAATCTGCAATTCAAAAAACAACGTGACACCAttccactgttttggtaaaccgctgagggatggggctggattTGTTTTATCACTTCCAAATTCATAGGCAGAGCTATGAATACATACAAGGGCTAacaatgttttgaggctatacactGTGTTCCCAAAGTAGTTTATATTTTGGGGTTCTAATGGAGTATTACAGTTGAATTAAGCTGTATaggttatattcttcaagaatcaaatcaaagtttatttgtcacatgcgccaaatacaacagtgaaatgctaacttacaagcacttaaccaacaatgcagttttaagttaaaaaaaaatgtataacaaataattaaagaggagaagtaaaataataatagcgaggctatatacagagtcaatgcaCCGGTTAGTCAAAGTAATGTAATACATGTAAGTAGAATTAAATGTAAGTAGAATGTAAGTagaatgactatgcatagataataaacagagtagcagcagcaaaaaaagaggtggggggggaagcaatgcaaatagtctggatagctatttgattagctgttcaggagtcttatggcttggggctagaagctgttaagtcttttggacctagacttggcacttcagtaccgcttgccggtctatgactagggtggctgggatCTTCGACAATTTTTAGAGCCTTTCTCTGACAacccctggtatagaggtcctggatggcaggaagcttggccccagtgatgtactgggttgtacgcactaccctctgtagtgccttgcggtcagaggctgagcagttgccataccaggcagtgatgcaaccagtcaggatactctcgatggtgcagctgcagaatttgaggatctcaggacacATGCCCAATCTTTCCAGTCTCCTGAGGAGAAATAgcctttgtcgtgccctcttcacaactttcttggtgtgcttggaccatgttagtttgttggtgatgtagacaccaaggtACTTGGAAgccctcaacctgctccactacagcccgtcgatgagaatggggccgtgctcggtcctccatctcctttgtcttgatcacgttgagggagaggttgttgtcccggcaccacacggtcaggtctctgaccttttccctaaaggctgtctcatcgtGTCGGTGATCCGGTCTACCACTGCtctgtcatcggcaaacttgatggtgttggagtcgtgctggccatgcagtcatgagtgaacagggagtacaggaggggcctgAGCACGCACCCgagggaccccagtgttgaggatcattgtggctgatgtgttgttccctacctgggggcgacccgtcaggaagtccaggattcagttgcagagggaggtgtacagtcccagggtccttagcttagtgatgagctttgaggccactagggtgttgaacgctgagctgtagtcaatgaatagcattctcagataggtgttccttttgtccaggtaggaaagggcatTAGAAGGTTTAGCCCACATTTCCCTAGGTGTCTATGAATATTAGAAGGTTTAGCCCACATTTCCCTATGTATCTATGAATATTAGAAGGTTTAGCCCACATTTCCCTAGGTATCTATGAATATTAGAAGGTTTAGCCCACATTTCCCTAGGTGTCTATGAATATTAGAGGTCATTCCACATTTCCCCAGCACCGCAGCCCTCAGCTGTTAATCTCAAAAATGTCGTGTCTGCCATTTTGCTGAAAAGAGAATTCCAGAATGTAGTTTTAAACAGAAACTCGCGGTTGACCACTGTTTGTGACAAGGATTTCCCTAAAAACAGGCCAATGGATACAGCTACGACCGGAAGTTACTTTTTAGTAGGATAATTTACGCAGCAGGTTGGGAAAAGGGTTTGCGAAAATGCTCTCTAAATTCTCTAAAAAGTATCTTCGTTGCTGTATCGAAATGGCGTGTTTTTAGTAAATCTCATGTGACGTTAGTTATTGccataacacaacacagctcATGACCAAACGGGGCCATTGCGATgtatgtaaacatatttgtgACTATATTAAATACTATGACAACCGATTATCAAATAAGGTGAATTTTGTTTACTACCGTGGCAATTTTCGGACGATCCTCGACCAAAGCTTTCTGCAGCTGTTTGCTGTTGTTTTCAAAATTCGGCGCTCACGGAAACAAGGATGGGCCTGTGACGCCACACAGGAAATTGAGTTTTTATCCACATTTAAAGTAGTAATTTAATAAATAAACTCCTCCGATAAAAATTACAATATACCGTGTTTATAATGTACGATATTTTTCACTTATGTTCCGCCTAAAACCATATTAAAATAAAAAGGATATTCAGACACGTTGTGTCTGGTCTCCCACAATGCAAAGTTTTATTTAGTCTCTTGAATTTGCGCCAGGCTGTGACGAATCGATGTCTGTCACTctgtttaaataaataaagaacATTAACATTTATTAGGCAAGTaatttaagaacacatttttatttacaatgaccccggccaaacccggacgacgcagggccaattgtgcgccgccctatggaactcccaatcacggctggatgtgatacagcctggattcgtaTCAGGGACTGTAGTGGCGCCTCTTgaattgagatgcagtgccttagaccactgggaCACTCGGGAGCGCATGAAACAATATATCGACCTCTGTAAGACAGGCAAAGCCTGTATCAACATTAGAAAGAATTTTtttatatatcaaatcaaatgttattattattggtcacgtacacatatttCGCAGATGTTACATTTCGCAGATGTTACCTCGAGTGTAGCGAAAAAGCTTATGTTCCTAGCTATGCAGTAATAGCTCCCTAGCAATACAAAAAAACTACACGCAAATCCCAAAATTAAAAATTAAGAAATGTTTGAACAAGCAGTGCCAGAGTCcgaaatatatatatgtatatgatggTGTGCATAGACATTATAGGCAGTATATGGATAGAaaagcagtagttatataggatgagcattttttttaaattttaattttacctttatttaaccaggcaagtcagttaaggacacattcttattttcaatgacggcctgggaacagtgggttaactgcctgttcaggggcagaacgacagatttgtaccttgtcagctcgggggtttgaactcgcaaccttctggttactaggccaacgctctaaaAACTaggctacccactaggctaccctttactagaatacagtatgtagtgtgtaaaacagtatgtaaacattattcaatgactatgtacatagggcagtgactaaagttcagggcagggtacttgGCAGAAGCTGGCTAGTGGTGACTACTTAACAGTGATGACCTGGAGATAGAAGCTCTTTTTCactctctcggtcccagctttgatgcacctatgcTGATTCCTCCTAGACGGTAGCAGGGCAAAAAGTCCTTGGCTTGGTTGGTTAAGGTCATATCTGCATCAACATACATGTTAAGAAATCatggtttatttttttatttaacctttatttaactaggcaagtccgttaagaacaaattcttattcataATGGCGGCCTACCAAAACGCAAAAGGCCTCCTTTGGGGAcgggggattaaaaataaaaatataggacaaaacacacatcacaacaagagagacaccacaacactacataaagagaaacctaagacaacaacatagcagcagctcaacatggtagcagcacaatacatggtacaaacattatttgtcacagacaacagcacaaaggcaagaaggtggagacaacaatacatcacacaaagcagccacaactgtctataagagtgtccatgattgagtctatGAATGAAGAgctggagataaaactgtccagtttgagtgttttttgcagctcattccagtcgctagctgcagcgaactgaaaagaggagggaCCCAGGGacgtgtgtgctttggggaccttaacagaatgtgactggttTATCATAGTACCAGCTAAGTCCCTGGAGGTTGACTGTAAAAATGGCCTGTTAACTATTTTCCATTTTCATTAGGTATCCCAGTGCTCTTACTGGAGTGTCTGGTTGATATTTTTTCAGTTGGTAAAAATAAGAGCAACATTTTTACTTTTGGGCACCCGAGCCAAAAAGTGTTTGATCTATTTCAGACCTCATACCTGATTCAACTGGTCAACTACTCGATTAGTTAATCAGGTGTGGCAGTTCAGAGCTACAAAATAATTGTGAAATGTCTGGGTgttcctgaggagaggtttgagaaccacttATCTTAGGGTTATGGTTGGAATCCAAAATTACTTTTAAtaataaacaataataataatacatctaGTAATGTTTTACTTTACTATTAGAAACCTATTGTTGTTGCAATGTTCAATTAACCCACCAGAGAATCACTGAATGGGAAAATTATGTAATAAATCAGTAAATGGATCCCGGTAGTTCGACTTGTGCATTTGCGGGAGAACACTATCCTCAGAGGTGGATAGAATGGCTGATATTTAACTAATACAAGTAATAGCCTGTGGAAAATATACACACAATCGTCCTGTAAACAACTTTGTGTAACATGCCTTCAATGCTGCCTGAggaagactctacagtataagtTGAAATGTGTTGCAGTTGTGCGTCCTGATGTACAATGCTGCTCTGTTCCTATGTAttcttttgtaaatattttctgttAATAATTCACAAAAGTTTATTGCAGCGTTTAATTCACTCGTTGCCGTAGCAGTTGAATGATTTATGATGGTATTTCAAAGACATCTCAaagacgtctgtctgtctgtctgtctgtctctctctctctctctctctcactcactcactcactcaaagcagaatcgcaattcaacggctcagacacaagaggtatgtggcagggtctacagtcgatcatggattacaaaagaaaaccagcccagtcacggaccaggatgccttgctcccaggcagactaaataacttttttgcccgctttgaggacaatacagtgccactgacacggccggcaaccaaaacatgcggactctactttactgcagccgaggtgagtaaaacatttaaatgtgttaaccctcacaaggctgcaggcccagacggcatccccagctgtgccctcagagcatgcgcagaccagctggctggtgtgtttacggacatattcaatcaatccctatcccagtctgctgttcccacatgcttcaagagggccaccattgttcctgttcccaagaaagctaaggtaactgagctaaacgactaccgccctgtagcactcacttccgtcatcatgaagtgctttgagagactagtcaaggaccatatcacctccaacctacctgacaccctagacccactccaatttgcttaccgcccaaataggtccacagacgatgcaatctcaaccacactgcacactgccctaacccatctggacaagaggaatacctatgtgagaatgttgttcatcgactacagctcagcatttaacaccatagtaccctccaaactcgtcatcaagcacgagaccctgggtctcgaccccgccctgtgcaactgggtactggacttcctgatgggccgcccccaggtggtgagggtaggtaacaacatctccaccccactgatcctcaacactggggccccacaagggtgcgttctgagccctctcctgtactccctgttcacccacgactgcgtggccacgcacgcctccaactcaatcatcaagtttgcggacgacacaacagtggcttgattaccaacaacgacgagacggcctacagggaggaggtgagggccctcggagtgtggtgtcaggaaaataacctcacactcaacgtcaacaaaactaaggagatgattgtggacttcaggaaacagcagagggaacacccccctatccacatcgatggaacagtagtggagagggtagtaatttttaagttcctctgcgtacacatcacaaacaaactgaattggtccacccacacagacagcatcgtgaagaaggcgcagcagcgcctcttcaacctcaggaggctgaagaaatttggcttgtcaccaaaagcactcacaaacttctacagatgcacaatcgagagcatcctggcgggctgtatcaccgcctggtacggcaactgctccgcccacaaccgtaaggctctccagagggtagtgaggtctgcacaacgcatcaccgggggcaaactacctgccctccaggacacctacaccacccgatgtcacaggaaggccataaagatcatcaaggacaacaaccacccgagccactgcctgttcaccccgctatcgtccagaaggcgaggtcagtacaggtgcatcaaagctgggaccgagagactgaaaaacagcttctatctcaaggccatcagactgttaaacagccaccactaacattgagtggctgctgccaaaacactgactcaactccagccactttaatgacgggaattgatgtaaaatatatcactagccactttaaacaatgctacttaatataatgtttacatatcctacattttTATCTcgtatgtatacgtatatactgtactctatatcatctactgcatctttatgtaatacatgtatcactagccactttaaactatgccactttgtttacatactcatctcatatgtatatactgtactcgataccatctactgcctcttgcctatgccgctctgtaccatcactcattcatatatctttatgtacatattctttattctTTTTatatgtataaggtagtagttttggaattgttagctggattactcgttggttattactgcattgtcggaacaagaagcacaatcatttcgctacactcgcattaacatctgctaaccatgtgtatgtgacaaataaaatgttattttattttattttatttgactctctctcacacacacacacggtgctgTAGTTATGGCCGAGGGAGCAGCTGTTCCTGTTGTTCCAGATAGACCTCATCCACAGCAGTACGGTGCTGGTGATCCAGCACCTCCAAAGCAACTACAGTTCCTTGACTTAATGACCTCTGTGGATGACCCTCATCACATATTTTCTCTCGATTTCCCTCTGTGGATTACAACTTAGCCAAATTGTCTGCACCAAGATGATATTTTGGGCAGTTATTGGAGACTGTTTCCACCTAATTTTTTTACACTTGTGCTGCCATAACtagtaaagggagggagagaatgcagGCAAGTTATGTAACAGTATCCTTATAGATGCTTATAAAATCATCATTTTTGTTCTGTTTAGGGGACACGTCTTGTTATATAAATCTTAATCTGACTGTCTCTTGTTTATAGGATTCTGTTTGGCCAGTGGCCATACTAGTGGGTGCAGGAAACTGTCTTTCACCGGAATAATTCACTTCCTCAGCTGTATCAGTTCCACATTACCTGTAAAACAGGACCAGGTCAGTGAAATTTCCAGTCTGTCAATCATTACAATAATAAATTCTAGAGATTGAAGGAAACTCAATCATTACATTTTCAGTTCTTAGATAGTTCTAAGTAATGGCTTACAAAATGGCACAACTGTCTGATATATTGTTGCGTGAACTTGAATCTTATCTTCGTGAATGTCCTGCTTGTATGATAGATAAACAgtgtttatttgtatttatacGATGGGTGGGTCTaaacctgaatgctgattggttaaaagcgtattccagccggtgtctattccacaagttaccaccggcgaAATCTATGAATGCCTATTTACTCTCTTCCATCTGACTCCGCAATCCAccgtctcatcagcccagccaagcaatttattatcttgatctccactataaaaaacatctagacattatctcacattacttttagactaacatttagttttcaacagcggagatttgtataaaccttgctgtctgtctctccgacatttgcaaaactgttttcagtattcaaattcgatctccagctgtcccatagtaatgaacgtgaaGGGGTCggaatgagacagacaggcaggcagcgtttctcagccagtcgaaatcataaATTGTTTcaatcatttttatggatatatacaaagaaatgtcaattgaaaaaaggtacAACGAAACacagtgcagctagtttgcagtctttacaGCTTAGACAAATGCAAATGCAGATACtattgttattctggctgcactgtttgacgtgactgtaagttagccgtagttggctagctagcaagcaagggataagaaacgttgccagccagtatggaatatttagaacaaacgactgggtcatttccatttccaaaatgttggtaacccgttgtataaaagtgataatgccctcgaagccggtgtttggaggatattgaCTTCGTCTCGGGCCAAAAcaaacacccgtgccaatatttcctccaaacaccagcttctcaGACATTATTACTTAAAGGCAGTCCTCCCAGTCATGCCATGAGCTCTTTGATTGTCTGGTATATAATGATCACATCAGCACTCAACTTTACCAGAGGCCTTTATGGCAGCTCAACTCTGGGATGCCAGAGGTAGGCACATCTATAAGCATGTTATTTTTATATTGCCTTGTGAAAGAATGTACACTGTGTGTATAAAACTCATGCTCTTTCTATGACGTAGACTcactaggtgaatccaggtgaaagccacaatcccttattgaggtcacatgttcaatccacttcaatcagtgtaaatgaaagggaggagacaagTTATAGAAGAACTTTTAAGCctttagacaattgagacatggattgtgtatgtgtgccattaagAGAGTG of the Oncorhynchus masou masou isolate Uvic2021 chromosome 10, UVic_Omas_1.1, whole genome shotgun sequence genome contains:
- the spc25 gene encoding kinetochore protein Spc25, whose product is MNCITDANIGNWFSSTMEDIRNKMLFQGTAEMTETGMDWVQTHRKTVRSVLDTCSKKCKDDEIIFETIDSYKTDLEKKNASLVEKRNAIAKRLSEVEGKNEQKSKIIEKIEMIRVEQAKKKELIVSQNKANKDRLKNLNKAKQVFQGRLGLEIRKIHGEKLQFIFRDINQKDSECVYTFMLRISEGGLYQIVSSDPPLDCMAHLEQRLQETNNFSAFLANVRREFLALNPE